Below is a window of Bacteroidota bacterium DNA.
AAAATAATTAGTGAAAATTAGTTTACCCTGTAAGGTAGTGTATCAGGGCGTAATTAGCGGACACCAAAACAATACACAAGTTGTAGCATACACAAGCTGTAGTAAATGATGTTTCAAGTAGTATTACTCGATAATTTTTTTATGAAGTACAATAAAGTACCTAAAATAATAAGAACTGGTGAAGGTGAAACTATTGAGTTTAAACGTTTATGGAAAGATGAGCATTTAAAAACACTTTGTGCATTTGCAAATACTTCAGGTGGGAAAATGTTTCTTGGCATTGAAGATAATAAAGATATTGTAGGCATTGCAAACCTAAACGACCTTTTAGAAAACCTGCCAAATAAAATTGCAAACAATATAGGTGTTACGCCTGGGTTAAGTTCAATTGAGTTGACAGGAAAGTCTATCGTTCAAATTGAAATACATTATTCGTATGCACCTGTTTCTTATCATGGAAAGTTTTTTATAAGAAGTGGAAGTGTAACAAGGGAATTAAAAGGTGGTGAACTCAGTCAGTTTTTATTAAAGAAATTTGGCAAAACATGGGATGATATTCCTGTTGAGAACTTTCATGTTAATGAAATTGATGAGAAAACAATTGCTAAATTCAAAAGTCTGGCTAGTGATAGGATACCCGGCATACAAAATGAAAATAATACAGAAACTTTATTGAGAAAATTAAATTTGTATGATGGTGATTATTTAAAACGGGCAGCAGTTTTGCTTTTTGCTAAAAATCCACAGAAATATTTTATCCAATCACATTCAAAAATTGGCAAATTTCTTTCGGAGGTTGATATTCTTACCAGTGATATTATTGAAGGAAACCTTATTGATCAGGTGAATACAATTCTGGATGTATTGAAAATCAAATATCTTAAAAGTCATATTAGTTTTGAAGGAATCCACCGCAGAGAAAAACTTGAATACCCTTACGAAGCTTTAAAAGAAGCAATAATTAACGCTCTTATACATAGAGACTATACTAATACATCAAATTTGCAGATAAAAGTTTACGACAATAAAATTACGATGACAAACGGAGCATTACTGCCATCTGAAATCACAATCAAAAAATTAAAGCAATCACATGCATCTGTTCCTGCAAATCCATTAATTGCTGCCGTATTTTATAAAGCCGGTTTAATTGAGAACTGGGGCAGGGGAACTATAAATATAGTAAATGATTGTATAAATTATAAAATTCCTGAACCGGAGTTTAAATTTGACATGAATATTTTTTGGACAACTTTTTATAATAATGATACCGATAAGGTCACCGATAAGGTCACCGATAAGGTCACCGATAAGGTCACCGATAATCAAAGGATGATATTAAAATATATAGCTGATAATTCAATAATTACAACACAGAAATTAGCAGATTTGGTTGGTATCTCACAGCGAAAAATCAAAGAAAACATAGCAAGTTTAAAAGAAAAAAAACTGTTAATAAGGAAAGGTAATCCGAAAACCGGATATTGGAAAATTGTTGGTGAGTAGGTGTGTAAAAGTTGTTATTTAATTAAAAAAAAACTGCGAAAAACAGCACAATCCACGTTATCAGCGTTCCATTAAAACCACGTTCCATAAAAATAGAACACAGATAACACTGATTTAGCGGATTATCACAGATAAAAAAATAAATAATAGCGTAGATCAGCACAATCAGTGTCATCAGCGTTCCATCAAAAATAGAACACAAAGAACACCGAACACCGAACAAAGAACAACAAACAAAGAACAACAAACAACAAACAAAGAACAAATCACAAATCTCAAATAAATCTCAATATCCAAATCCCAATACCCAAACTCTGTATTTGCAAATGTTTGAATTTTGAATATTGAAAATTGGAAATTATTTGGAATTTGAATATTGAGTTTTGGAATTTAGTTAGAAATCCCAATAACCAAATCACAAATCACAAATAAATCTCAATATCCAAATCTCAATACCCAAACTCTGTATTTGCAAATGTTTGAATTTTGAATATTGAAAATTAAAATAGAAAATCCCAATAACCAAATCACAAATCTCAAATAAATCTCAATAGCCAAATCTCAATACCCAAACTATGTATCTGCAAAGTTTGGAGTTTGATTAGCAAATGTTTGAATTTTGAATATTGAAAATTGGAAATTATTTGGAATTTGAATATTGAGTTTTGAAATTTATTTGTTATTTGAAAATTGAACTTTGGAATTTAAAATAAAAAATCCCAATAAACAAATCACAAATCTTAAAAAACAACACAAAATACCAAATCATTTCTATAATGCACTATATTTGCGGTATAACAGAAACAAAATGCAGTGAACTACATTGAATTCAGAAATAAAATGTTCGACCTTGCCTTTTTTAATATCAATCAGGTATATGCGTGGCAACCCGATTTCGACCGTAACAACTTCAGCAGGTGGACAAAGAAAGGCTTACTTATTCATTTAAGACAAGGATATTACTCTTTTCCTGAATACATAGGCAAGCCGGACTATGCTTTCTATTTTGCCAACCGTATTTATCGTCCGTCATACATCAGTTTGCATACCGCTTTAACATTTTACGGTATCATTCCCGAAGCAGTAGTGCAAATAACCAGTGTCAGTTCGTTAAAAACCGCATTTTTTGCAAATGCTTTTGCCGAATATTCATACAAGACCATCAAGCCGGAACTCATGTTTGGATACGATATGAAACCATTGGCTGATGGGAGAATGATGCAGATAGCAAATCGGGAAAAAGCCCTGATAGACCTGCTTTACCTTTATCCCGCTTATAACTCGTTGCAAGAACTGGAAAACCTGCGATTAGACGAAAGTTTTCTTCACGAAGATCTTCACAAAGAACGGATGCAAAATTATACATTACGATTTAAAAACATAACTCTCGAACAAAGGGTTAAAAAGCTTTTTGTTACTTACGGACTATGATACAGCTTGATGCCATTAAAAACTTTTATCCTGCTTCTTTTGGCAACAATACTCTTCAAAAAAAGTATATGTTGAAGGAATACATTCAACTCATGATACTTGATTATTTATCCACAACTTCCCATATTCGTAAAATTACCTTTATCGGTGGAACAAGCATACGTTTGATTAAAGGAATTGACCGCTTCTCTGAAGACCTTGATTTTGACTGTAAAGCCTTTTCAAAAGATGAGTTTATAAAAATGACAGATAGCGTTTTACAGTTTCTTCATCACAATGGTTTACGTGCTGAGGTTAGAGACAGAAACAACCCACAACTTAAAGCATTCCGTAGGAATATTTATTTCCCTGAACTACTTTTGGAGTTGGGATTGTCAGGACATCGTGATGAACGGTTCCTTATCAAAGTAGAGAGTCAGGATCAGTTAGTACACTACAAACCTGAAATAGTAAACATAAAAGGTTGTGGCTTCTTTTTCCCGATGCCCGTCCCTTCCAATGCAGTGCTGTGTGCCATGAAGGTCTCGGCAATGTTCAACAGACAGAAAGGACGCGACTTTTACGATGCTATGTTTTTACTATCGCAGACCTTGCCTGACTTCACTTTCCTAAAAGAAAGATCAGGAATTTCCACTCTTGGAGAACTTAAACTAAAAGCATCAGGAATCTTTAAAAGTATTGACCTGAAAAATAAAATGAAAGATTTTGAACATTTACTTTTCAATAAAAATAACAGCACAAGAATACTTCATGCCCCGGAATTTTTTAATGAATTGTGAAAAATTTTATT
It encodes the following:
- a CDS encoding nucleotidyl transferase AbiEii/AbiGii toxin family protein, yielding MIQLDAIKNFYPASFGNNTLQKKYMLKEYIQLMILDYLSTTSHIRKITFIGGTSIRLIKGIDRFSEDLDFDCKAFSKDEFIKMTDSVLQFLHHNGLRAEVRDRNNPQLKAFRRNIYFPELLLELGLSGHRDERFLIKVESQDQLVHYKPEIVNIKGCGFFFPMPVPSNAVLCAMKVSAMFNRQKGRDFYDAMFLLSQTLPDFTFLKERSGISTLGELKLKASGIFKSIDLKNKMKDFEHLLFNKNNSTRILHAPEFFNEL
- a CDS encoding putative DNA binding domain-containing protein; translation: MKYNKVPKIIRTGEGETIEFKRLWKDEHLKTLCAFANTSGGKMFLGIEDNKDIVGIANLNDLLENLPNKIANNIGVTPGLSSIELTGKSIVQIEIHYSYAPVSYHGKFFIRSGSVTRELKGGELSQFLLKKFGKTWDDIPVENFHVNEIDEKTIAKFKSLASDRIPGIQNENNTETLLRKLNLYDGDYLKRAAVLLFAKNPQKYFIQSHSKIGKFLSEVDILTSDIIEGNLIDQVNTILDVLKIKYLKSHISFEGIHRREKLEYPYEALKEAIINALIHRDYTNTSNLQIKVYDNKITMTNGALLPSEITIKKLKQSHASVPANPLIAAVFYKAGLIENWGRGTINIVNDCINYKIPEPEFKFDMNIFWTTFYNNDTDKVTDKVTDKVTDKVTDNQRMILKYIADNSIITTQKLADLVGISQRKIKENIASLKEKKLLIRKGNPKTGYWKIVGE